The following coding sequences are from one Limnobacter sp. SAORIC-580 window:
- a CDS encoding putative Na+/H+ antiporter: MNPTTIELIGAILFAIAVIHTFSTKYFERLAHSQPNHSGLWHLLGEVEAVFGFWAMVLVVFMFFIIGQTSAIEYVDTRNYTEPLFVFAIMVIAASKPILVLAGRIVRVVASVIPIDRQVAYFFTTLSIVPLLGSFITEPAAMTLAAFLLRDRFYTQGISNKLMYGTLGVLFVNISIGGTLTPFAAPPVLMVAAKWGFDMQYMLTMFGWKAAIAVFVNATVLTFLFAKELTAMKKPAENGPKEDMPVWVIATHLLFLVGVVVFAHHAAMFMGLFLFFLGYTTAYSRYQDKLILKEGLMVAFFLAGLVVLGGMQAWWLQDTLKGMSPTALYYGATALTAITDNAALTYLGSLVEGVDDQFKYALVAGAVTGGGLTVIANAPNPAGFAILQKYFNDGSINAGKLFLAALGPTLVAVVAFQFL; encoded by the coding sequence ATGAACCCGACCACCATTGAACTGATTGGCGCGATTCTTTTTGCGATTGCTGTCATTCACACCTTTTCAACCAAATACTTTGAGCGCCTGGCGCACTCGCAGCCAAATCATTCGGGCTTGTGGCATTTGCTGGGTGAAGTGGAGGCCGTGTTTGGCTTTTGGGCCATGGTGCTGGTTGTGTTCATGTTTTTCATCATTGGTCAAACCAGCGCAATTGAATACGTAGACACGCGCAATTACACCGAACCTTTATTCGTATTTGCGATTATGGTGATTGCGGCCAGCAAGCCAATCCTGGTGCTGGCTGGTCGCATTGTGCGCGTGGTGGCTTCTGTCATTCCAATTGACAGGCAAGTGGCTTACTTTTTTACCACTTTGTCCATCGTACCGTTGTTGGGCTCGTTCATCACTGAGCCTGCAGCCATGACACTGGCGGCCTTTTTACTGCGCGACCGGTTTTACACGCAAGGTATCAGCAACAAATTGATGTACGGCACTCTCGGTGTGCTGTTTGTCAATATTTCAATTGGTGGCACCTTAACGCCCTTTGCTGCACCGCCTGTGTTGATGGTGGCGGCCAAATGGGGCTTTGACATGCAATACATGTTGACCATGTTCGGCTGGAAAGCCGCGATTGCTGTGTTTGTGAACGCGACGGTACTCACCTTCTTGTTCGCCAAAGAACTGACCGCCATGAAAAAGCCTGCCGAAAACGGTCCCAAAGAAGACATGCCCGTGTGGGTTATTGCTACTCACCTGTTGTTTCTGGTGGGTGTTGTGGTGTTTGCCCACCATGCAGCGATGTTCATGGGCTTGTTCTTGTTCTTCCTCGGATATACAACTGCTTACAGCCGCTATCAAGACAAGCTGATTTTGAAAGAAGGGTTGATGGTTGCATTCTTTCTGGCTGGTTTGGTGGTATTGGGTGGCATGCAGGCCTGGTGGTTACAAGACACTTTGAAGGGCATGAGCCCCACAGCGTTGTATTACGGAGCCACTGCGTTGACGGCAATTACAGACAACGCAGCCTTGACTTACCTTGGCTCACTGGTTGAAGGTGTGGATGATCAGTTCAAATATGCTTTGGTGGCTGGTGCTGTAACCGGGGGTGGTTTAACCGTGATTGCAAATGCGCCCAACCCGGCTGGTTTTGCCATTTTGCAAAAGTATTTCAACGACGGCTCAATCAATGCGGGCAAGTTGTTTTTGGCTGCACTCGGGCCTACGCTGGTGGCTGTGGTGGCTTTCCAGTTTTTGTAA
- the mgtE gene encoding magnesium transporter, with protein sequence MSEQNIDYHDQEPAIELPHDLDDAQRALAEVQALLRKQKVIESVVHNQQTTVNPERQSLVEELVHRQHLTELGNKLYLLHPADVAYVLESLPQEERMLVWGLVRSDRDGDILLELSDAVRESLIKSMDSEELFAATESLDADEIAELAPDLPRDVVEKLASSLSLEEREQLRAAMSYPEDTVGARMDFDMVTIRDDVTLEVVLRYLRRFDELPDQTDQVFVVDRVDHFKGSLPLDRLLVNEPETLVSEVMSREVLMLSALDDAYEAAQAFERYDLVSAPVLDPSGKLIGRLTVNEVVDVIREESEADLLSSAGLREEEDLFASVWESAKNRWLWLGLNLCTAFFASRVIDTFEGTIAKVVALATLMPIVAGIAGNSGNQTMTLMIRSLALGQVTAANFKLLLKKELAIAGLNGLVWGSVAGLAAWGLYFGSPNAVMLGLLMTLAVMLNLLVGSLIGVIVPLGLEKMGRDPAMGSSVLLTFTTDSMGFFIFLGLASLFF encoded by the coding sequence TTGAGCGAACAAAACATCGATTACCACGATCAAGAGCCAGCCATTGAGCTGCCTCACGATCTCGATGATGCACAACGGGCGTTGGCCGAAGTGCAGGCCTTGTTGCGCAAACAAAAAGTAATCGAGAGTGTTGTTCACAACCAGCAAACCACGGTCAATCCCGAGCGGCAAAGTTTGGTTGAGGAGCTGGTGCACCGCCAGCACCTGACTGAGCTGGGCAACAAGCTTTATTTGCTTCACCCGGCCGACGTGGCCTATGTACTTGAAAGTCTGCCCCAAGAAGAGCGGATGCTGGTTTGGGGTTTGGTGCGCTCCGATCGCGACGGTGACATTCTTCTTGAGCTGAGCGACGCGGTTCGAGAAAGCCTGATTAAATCGATGGACAGCGAAGAATTGTTCGCTGCCACGGAATCGCTGGATGCCGATGAAATTGCGGAATTGGCCCCTGACTTGCCACGCGATGTGGTGGAAAAGCTGGCCAGCAGTTTGAGTCTTGAGGAGCGCGAGCAACTGCGCGCCGCCATGAGTTACCCCGAAGACACCGTGGGTGCGCGCATGGACTTCGACATGGTGACCATTCGCGACGATGTGACACTGGAAGTGGTGTTGCGTTACCTGCGCCGGTTCGACGAGCTGCCAGATCAAACTGACCAAGTGTTTGTGGTGGATCGTGTGGATCATTTCAAGGGCAGTTTGCCTTTGGACCGTTTGTTGGTCAATGAACCGGAAACCCTTGTGAGTGAGGTAATGAGCCGCGAGGTGCTGATGTTGTCGGCACTGGATGATGCCTATGAGGCTGCGCAGGCCTTTGAGCGTTATGACCTGGTTTCTGCCCCCGTGCTCGACCCATCTGGCAAGTTGATCGGTCGCCTCACCGTGAACGAAGTGGTGGATGTGATTCGCGAAGAAAGCGAAGCAGATTTGCTGTCCAGTGCGGGTTTGCGTGAAGAAGAAGACTTGTTCGCCTCGGTGTGGGAGTCTGCTAAAAACCGTTGGCTGTGGTTGGGTTTAAACCTGTGTACCGCTTTCTTTGCAAGCCGTGTCATCGACACTTTCGAGGGCACAATTGCCAAAGTGGTCGCCTTGGCCACACTCATGCCGATTGTGGCGGGCATTGCCGGTAATTCCGGCAATCAGACAATGACCTTGATGATCCGTTCCCTGGCCTTGGGCCAAGTAACTGCGGCCAACTTCAAACTGTTGTTGAAAAAAGAGCTGGCCATTGCCGGACTGAATGGTTTGGTGTGGGGCAGTGTGGCCGGCCTTGCTGCCTGGGGACTGTATTTTGGGTCGCCGAATGCGGTAATGCTGGGTTTGTTGATGACCCTGGCGGTGATGTTAAACCTGCTCGTGGGTTCGTTAATTGGCGTTATTGTGCCATTGGGCCTTGAGAAAATGGGTCGGGATCCCGCAATGGGGTCTTCAGTGCTACTCACATTCACCACCGACAGCATGGGCTTTTTCATTTTCCTGGGGCTGGCCTCCCTGTTCTTTTAG